The region ATCGAGACCTTCTCGGACCACGCCTGCCCCTGAACCCTGATCGGCAACCGCCGCCTCGACGCGGCGCACTCGTTCCAGGGGCCAGTCCGGGAAAGGCATGCCGGCGGCCATGAGTGGGTGGGGCGGCGGGCCATCGGCACCGCCGGAGCCGCCGTCCTCACCGGGGATGAACTCAGCCGGCCGCGGCGCGTTCGGCCTGCGCCTTGGTGTGAGCGAGGCGGTAGGACTCCGTCCCGGTCTGGATGATCGCACCGTGAAGGTCAGCCGGTCGACGATGGCCGTGCTGCGTCGCCTCGCCGCACCTCGTGGACCGCAGTGCCGGACGCTCGTCGGCTCGGTCCCGCCGCCACGGCTGTCACCGCTGCCCAGCTCCGGCAGGCCGCTTCACGGCTGCCATCCGCGACGCCGGCATCGGCGAGTACGGGGCCATCCCGGACTTGCCCCAGCCCCGTCACCACGTACACGCACGACCTGCGCTGACACGGCCGTCGCCGTCGGACGAACCGCCGCGGAGCCGTACGCTCCCCGGCAACAACTCCCGGCGAAGATCGCGAACATTCAACTCATCGCTCAGCATCTACCGAGCCGCCATACCGTTCACCCGTTTACAACTTGCCCGTCCTCATATCAGCACTGCTCTTGAGGATCGCAGAGTCGAGGCTCCAGTTCTCCGGTTGGACCCTCTCCCAGAGACTACCTTTACCGAGTTCCCTTCCCACCTGATCCTCCCGGCGGAACCACTCCTCAGCACTCCTGATCCTGTTGGGGTGGATTTCATCGAGCAGAGCGTAATCCCTAGTGATGATTCCGTGCTTCCACGTATTCCAGAAGCCCGTGAAGTTGTCCCGGAAGCTCATGGTGCTTTTGTCGTTGGGATCGGCGTTATAACCGGCAGGCTGATCAGCAATGCCCTTCACGTCCGGCGCGTTCCAATAAGTATCCAGATCAGTGTCGATGTACTGCGCCGGATGCCCGGTGACCTTCTCGAACGCCGCAGCCATGTCGGCATAGGTCATGTGCTCGATGGCGACTTCAAGGTCCGTGCCATTCGCGCGCTCCGGATGGTCGAAGAGCCAGCGAGCGTAGAAGCCGCAGTCTTCGAGGGCCACGTGAGGAACGGCTCCCTCGCCGAGAGGGACTCGCCACGTGACGACACCGTTTTCAACGCTGGGTGTCATGGGCGTGAGCGGTGAGATCACCATCTCAATGTAGGGACCTGACGTGAAGACCGCTGCTCCCATCCGGTCCCTGTTCTTTTCATTTTGAAACAGCACCCATTCGGCCATGCGGCCTTTACCGTCATAATGCCCGGTGCGGAACCTCGAGTCGTAGCCGGACTTCTTGAGAGTGTAGTCGAGGTTTCCGTAGACGAAGAACTTGATTCCTTCTTCAATCGCTATCTCGTAACTGCGGATCGCCCAGTAGGTCTCCGTTTTCTCGCCGGTGTTGAACCCGTCGATGTTGATGAATGCGCCGTCACAGCTTCGAAACCCTTCCCGCAACGCGTCCTCGTCGGCGAACGACCCTTCGAGGAGGGAGACGTTGCCGAGCGCGAGGAGCGCTTGGGCTCGGGGGGAGTTGGAATCGCGAGTGAGAACCCGGACGGAGTATTTCTTGTCGGCGACAAGAGAGCGGACGATGGGCATTCCTTGAGCCCCTGTACCGCCGATCACGAAGATGTTGGAGGTGGTGTGAGAAGACATGGCGTTCGACTCCGGAGGTTGAGTACGCACGTGATCAGTACGCGATGGGCGCGGTGCGTTCGAGACTGATCTACATCAGCCCGGCGATCGAGAACCCCTTTGGGAAACCGATCGGTTTCAAACACGTTACTCCGATCGGTTTCCGTGCGGCAAGGTCTCAGGCAGTGGCGCCTCGACGACCTCACGATCCTGGGCACGGAAGGCGCCCATCACGGTCGGCCAGGACAGATGCAGGTGCCAGGCAGCCTGGATGACCGGAGACCCGGCAACCCCTGCCCGGCGCCCGGCCGTCGTCCGCAACCCGGCAGACACGCGTCGGCCAGCACCGGACTCTTCGTCACGAGTTGAACCCGTGCGGCCGGAGCCCTGTGCCTTCCTCCCGTTTGGCTGGGAAGGACGTTTGTCGACGCTCCATCGCAGCGCACATCCGTCTGCCCAGGCAGCCCGAAAGGCGATGCGTCAGCGCATGCCTGCCGCATCGAGCAGGGCGGCCGCCATGGGCGCGACGAGCCCCGTCAGCTTGTCGGCGCCGATCCCCGCACGGGCACTGGCGCCATCGAAGACCACCATCAGCTGCCGGGCCAGCCGTCCCGGATCGCTCACCCCACCCTGTTGGCCATCAGGTTCCCCTTGACCCGGTGGGCCACCCGGCTGGCGGGGTGGCTCTGATCCTTCAGGTCGATCTGCACAGCCAGGTACGCACAGCCCTTGAATTCCGGCGCCCCCGCCTGCGACTCCAACTGCTCGAAGACATGCAGGATCCGCCCCCGGGCGGAAAGCCCGTCTCCTGCCTCAGGCAGGAGACGGGCAGCGTAGGAAGCGGCTCGCCGCTCCAGGCTCGCCGCCAGCAGGTCGTCCTTGCTCTCGAACAGCTGGTACATCGAGCGCTTGGACACCCCCGCCGCCTTGCACAACGCCTCGACGCCGATAGTGACGCCCTCGCGGTAGGCGAGCGTGGCCGCTGCCTCCAGCAGCCGCTCTCGGGACGTCGGCTTCGCCTGTGTAGTCATGATGTGAGGCTAACTCGGGTTTCCGTAAATGAAAACCGATCGGTTTACCGATTGTGGCTACGTCTCCGCCATGCCGGAACGCCGGTCTCCCTGGGCTTTCTCGACGGGGATGCAGTGCTGCCCCCTGGCGCCTCAAAGGGCGCGGGCCCTCAGGATCATCGCCCCGACATCCACGGGGATGTCGGCTGCCACGAGACGGAGCCGGGCTGCCGCGGTCCGGCCTGGCGACGGCCCAACGCGACCCTCTGATCGCGGGATCGACTTGAGTTCGGCCGGTGGCAGGACCGGGAGTCAGCTCCCGCTCGGGCTTGCAACGGGGAACCGATCGGTTAACGGTGATGGAAACCGATCGGTTTCTTGTTGTGAGCATTTGTGGAGGCATGTCATGACCGCTCTGAAAGGCGCGAGTGTCTTCGTCACCGGCGGCAGCCGCGGTATAGGAAAGGCCCTCGTGGAGGAGCTCTATGCGCGCGGTGCCGGCAAGGTCTACGCGACGGCCCGGGACCCGCGCAGCGTGACGCACCCGGATGCGGTCCCGGTGGCGCTGGAGGTCACCGACCCGGCTTCCGTGGCGGCGGCGGCCGCGCAGGCGGAAGACGTCACCGTCCTGATCAACAACGCTGGCGCGTCGGTGGGCGCGTCCTTCCTTGACTCACCGGTCGACGACGTGCGCCGCGAGTTCGAGACCAACTTCTACGGCCCGTTGCTGGTCGCACGGGCCCTTGTGCCGGGCATCGAGCGCAACGGCGGCGGCCGCCTCCTCAACGTGCACTCCGTGCTCTCCTGGCTGGCCCTCGGCGGCTCCTACAGCGCCTCCAAGGCCGCCCTGTGGTCGCAGACCAACTCCCTGCGCCTGGAACTGCAGCCGCGCGGCATCACCGTCACCGGACTGCACGTGGGATACGTGGACACGGACCTGACGGTCGGCGTCGACGCACCCAAGTCCGACCCGCGTGACGTCGCCGCACTCGCCCTGAACGGCGTCGAGACGGGCGCGTACGAGGTGCTCGCCGACGACGTCTCACGGCAGGTCAAGGCGGGCTTGGCCGGGGGCCTGGCCGGGCTGTACCCCCAGCTGCCGAAGTAGCGGCCGACCGCAGCGAAGGCCCTGGCCGCGCGCCACCCCCGCCTGCCCGGCCGTATCCGAATCACCATCCGCAATTGACACAAGGAGACGGCGAGATGCCGACCCAAGAGGTGCGTCCCACGATCCATATTCCGGGGACCACCAGCCACACCATCGCCCCGCGTGCAGGCCGTCACAGCCGCGAGGGCACCCTGCGCTACCGCAAAGCGGGCGCCGGAGCTCCCCTGGTCCTGCTGCACACTCTGCGCACGCAGGCCGAGCACTTCCGCTTCCTCATGCCGCTGATCGCGGATCAGTACACCGTGTACGCCCTCGATCTGCCGGGGATGGGCTACTCGGAGATCGTGCCCGGCGCGTCGTACGAAGAGCCGGCGCTGCGCGCGGGCGTCGAACGGCTCCTCACCGAACTCGACCTCTACGACGTGACATTGGTCGGGGAGTCGTTGGGCGGGGTGCTCGCCCTCACCACCGCCGCCGATCTGCCGGAGCGGGTACGGCGCGTCGTCGCGGTGAACGCGTACGACTACCGAGACGGAATCGCCCGGTCCAGTGTCCTCGCTCGTGTGGTGATCGGCGGGATTATCGCTCCGGGGGTGGGTCCGGTGATCGCCCAGCAGGAGCCCAAGCCCGTCCTGCGTAGAATCCTGCAGGGCGGCGTGGGTGACAAGGCCGCTTTTCGG is a window of Streptomyces mirabilis DNA encoding:
- a CDS encoding SDR family oxidoreductase — its product is MTALKGASVFVTGGSRGIGKALVEELYARGAGKVYATARDPRSVTHPDAVPVALEVTDPASVAAAAAQAEDVTVLINNAGASVGASFLDSPVDDVRREFETNFYGPLLVARALVPGIERNGGGRLLNVHSVLSWLALGGSYSASKAALWSQTNSLRLELQPRGITVTGLHVGYVDTDLTVGVDAPKSDPRDVAALALNGVETGAYEVLADDVSRQVKAGLAGGLAGLYPQLPK
- a CDS encoding NmrA family NAD(P)-binding protein; this translates as MSSHTTSNIFVIGGTGAQGMPIVRSLVADKKYSVRVLTRDSNSPRAQALLALGNVSLLEGSFADEDALREGFRSCDGAFINIDGFNTGEKTETYWAIRSYEIAIEEGIKFFVYGNLDYTLKKSGYDSRFRTGHYDGKGRMAEWVLFQNEKNRDRMGAAVFTSGPYIEMVISPLTPMTPSVENGVVTWRVPLGEGAVPHVALEDCGFYARWLFDHPERANGTDLEVAIEHMTYADMAAAFEKVTGHPAQYIDTDLDTYWNAPDVKGIADQPAGYNADPNDKSTMSFRDNFTGFWNTWKHGIITRDYALLDEIHPNRIRSAEEWFRREDQVGRELGKGSLWERVQPENWSLDSAILKSSADMRTGKL
- a CDS encoding alpha/beta fold hydrolase gives rise to the protein MPTQEVRPTIHIPGTTSHTIAPRAGRHSREGTLRYRKAGAGAPLVLLHTLRTQAEHFRFLMPLIADQYTVYALDLPGMGYSEIVPGASYEEPALRAGVERLLTELDLYDVTLVGESLGGVLALTTAADLPERVRRVVAVNAYDYRDGIARSSVLARVVIGGIIAPGVGPVIAQQEPKPVLRRILQGGVGDKAAFREDYLDELLRSGRRPGFPTVARALYRNMPSLIAARARYPEVEAPVHLVYGENDWSRPSDREANKKLLPAADFTEVPGAHHFIALERPEIVADLLNAMA